Within the Canis lupus familiaris isolate Mischka breed German Shepherd chromosome 26, alternate assembly UU_Cfam_GSD_1.0, whole genome shotgun sequence genome, the region AGAATTAAATGTCTTCTCCCCAACAGGCTATGCCAATGAGGTGGGAGAGGCATTCCGTTCCCTGGTGCCAGCAGCTGTGGTGTGGCTGAGCTATGGTGTGTCCAGCTCCTACGTGCTGGCCGATGCCATTGACAAGGGCAAGAAGGCAGGAGACGTGAGTGTTAGCCTGCCCCTCAACCCCCCACCCTAGTCCACTCCCTTTGTGATTTACCACAGCCTTGCATGTGGCAAAATCCCTGGTGGACGAATCCAATCCCTACAACCTTGCCTGTTGCAGTCCATACCCCAGTCCTGTTTGTAGGTAGTGCACCCTACCCCTAGCCCTGCATGTGACACAGTCTGTACCCCAGTTCTGGATGTGAATGAGTCCACCCTCAGGCCTGAATTGGCACAGTCCAGAACCTGACAGTAGTGTGGTtctgtccccatccccactggccccttccctgccctggtCCAGCCTCATTCCCTTGTCCACAGGATTTCCCACCTCTTCCCCTGCTGGATTAATTGTCTCTTGTTCCTACCAGGTACCAAGCCCGGAGGCAGGTCGCAGCACCAGGGTGACCGTGGCTGTGGTGGACACTTTTGTGTGGCAGGCTCTGGCTTCTGTGGCTATCCCAGGCTTCACTATCAACCGTGTGTGTGCTGCTTCTCTCTACATCCTGGGCACTGCCACCCGTTGGCCTTTGTCTGTCCGCAAGTGGACCACCACTGCACTGGGGCTTCTGGTCATCCCTGTCATCATCCATCCCATTGACAGGTGGGTGCCCCTCCCAGCCTCAGGGATCATCCACTCTACAGGTGGAGATAAGCTCCGAGAGAAGTGGGGTGTTCCCACTTTGCAGAAAACAATAg harbors:
- the MTFP1 gene encoding mitochondrial fission process protein 1, which encodes MAEPPPRGAERDLFRDTWVRYLGYANEVGEAFRSLVPAAVVWLSYGVSSSYVLADAIDKGKKAGDVPSPEAGRSTRVTVAVVDTFVWQALASVAIPGFTINRVCAASLYILGTATRWPLSVRKWTTTALGLLVIPVIIHPIDRSVDFLLDSSLRKLYPSVEKPSSS